One stretch of Elusimicrobiota bacterium DNA includes these proteins:
- a CDS encoding isocitrate/isopropylmalate dehydrogenase family protein, whose protein sequence is MGYKITLIPGDGTGLEIANATKKVLDATGVKIDWEIVEAGADILEKYGTPLPDNVIASIRKNKVAIKGPITTPIGSGFRSVNVALRKELDLYACLRPCKSYKGVKSKGGYENIDLVVVRENTEDLYAGVEFSSDSDESKKIIELSNGKIRTGSAISIKPISQFASERIVKFAFEYAVKNNRKKVTAVTKANIMKFTDGLFFEMAREVAQKYPNIEYEERLVDNMCMQLVQKPELYDVLVLPNLYGDIISDLCAGLIGGLGIAPGANIGDEIALFEPVHGSAPKYKGMNKVNPTAMILSAVLMLEYLGEKETAKKLENAVANVIAEKKVVTYDLGGSAKTSEMADEIIKAIKNAK, encoded by the coding sequence ATGGGATACAAAATTACATTAATACCTGGTGATGGAACTGGACTGGAAATTGCAAATGCTACCAAAAAAGTGTTAGACGCCACTGGTGTAAAAATTGATTGGGAAATTGTGGAAGCAGGTGCTGATATATTAGAAAAATACGGCACACCACTGCCTGATAATGTAATCGCTTCTATCAGAAAAAATAAAGTCGCAATCAAAGGTCCTATCACAACTCCTATCGGCAGCGGCTTTCGGTCTGTCAATGTTGCATTACGCAAAGAACTTGATTTATATGCATGTTTGCGGCCGTGTAAATCATACAAAGGCGTCAAATCAAAAGGGGGGTATGAAAATATAGACCTCGTGGTTGTAAGAGAAAACACAGAGGACTTGTATGCAGGTGTAGAGTTTTCGTCTGATTCTGATGAATCAAAAAAAATAATAGAATTATCAAATGGTAAAATCAGAACCGGTTCGGCAATAAGCATAAAACCTATTTCTCAGTTCGCATCAGAACGAATTGTAAAATTTGCGTTTGAATACGCTGTAAAAAATAACAGAAAAAAAGTAACAGCAGTTACAAAAGCAAATATTATGAAATTTACCGACGGGCTTTTTTTTGAGATGGCAAGAGAGGTTGCCCAAAAATATCCAAACATTGAATACGAAGAACGGCTTGTTGATAATATGTGTATGCAATTAGTCCAAAAACCGGAACTTTACGATGTGCTGGTTTTACCAAATCTTTACGGCGATATAATTTCAGATTTATGTGCAGGACTTATTGGCGGACTTGGAATTGCGCCCGGGGCAAATATCGGCGATGAAATCGCACTTTTTGAACCGGTTCATGGCTCAGCACCCAAGTATAAAGGTATGAACAAGGTTAATCCAACTGCAATGATTTTATCAGCTGTGTTGATGCTTGAATATCTTGGCGAAAAAGAAACTGCAAAAAAATTGGAAAACGCAGTAGCGAATGTAATCGCAGAAAAAAAAGTTGTAACATACGATTTGGGCGGCAGTGCAAAAACATCTGAAATGGCAGATGAAATTATAAAGGCAATTAAAAATGCAAAATGA
- the ndk gene encoding nucleoside-diphosphate kinase has protein sequence MEKTLVIIKPDGVCKRLVGKILDRFETIGFKIVGLKMLKLTKQMYDDFYAIHKGKFFFEPYREFMLSAPVILCVLEGENVIQQVRKIIGNTDSKKAEKGTIRNLYGLNDRRNIVHASDSPETAQFEINYFFNETELFSYNDDDWMEKK, from the coding sequence ATGGAAAAAACACTTGTTATTATCAAGCCGGATGGTGTATGCAAAAGATTGGTAGGGAAAATTCTTGACAGATTTGAGACAATAGGATTCAAAATTGTCGGGCTAAAAATGCTTAAACTTACAAAACAAATGTATGACGATTTCTATGCTATACACAAAGGCAAATTTTTTTTCGAACCTTACAGAGAATTTATGCTGTCTGCACCGGTTATTCTGTGTGTTTTAGAAGGCGAAAATGTAATCCAGCAAGTCCGAAAAATTATCGGTAATACCGATTCAAAAAAAGCCGAAAAAGGTACTATAAGAAATCTGTATGGTTTAAATGACAGACGAAATATAGTTCATGCATCAGATTCGCCGGAGACCGCGCAGTTTGAAATAAACTATTTTTTTAATGAAACCGAGCTTTTTAGTTACAACGATGATGACTGGATGGAAAAAAAATGA
- a CDS encoding acetate kinase, with translation MKILVLNSGSSSVKYELCNIDNELCIAAGQIEAIGTEGTILEHFQNGKKTKQPIVAKDHTEAVNEILKIFILSETEIIKNIKEIDAVGHRIVHGGEYFTEPVIVDENVKKKLIEYYDLAPLHNPHNVKGIEAIETLLPGIPQVAVFDTAFHQSIPEYAYLYALPYRLYQQFSIRKYGFHGISNQYVTERLSKIVNKPIEKLKIINCHLGSGASVTAVKCGKSVDTSMGFTPLEGLIMSTRSGDIDPSIPLHLMSREALKTSDIQSLLNKQSGLLGISGISSDMRILIHKSEQDNKQAKLAIELFCYRVKKYISSYIGILNGCDYIVFSAAIGERSPHIRKKILADMQSLGIIIDDEKNSCCTSTEMDISDIKSKIKIFVIPTNEAFVIAKETKKLLDNLH, from the coding sequence ATGAAGATTCTTGTCTTAAACAGCGGGTCATCATCGGTAAAATACGAACTCTGTAATATAGACAATGAATTATGTATTGCAGCAGGACAGATTGAAGCGATTGGTACCGAAGGTACAATTCTTGAACATTTTCAGAACGGCAAAAAAACTAAACAGCCAATTGTCGCCAAAGACCATACCGAAGCAGTCAACGAAATACTGAAAATTTTTATCTTATCTGAAACAGAAATTATAAAAAATATAAAAGAAATTGATGCAGTTGGGCACAGAATCGTGCACGGTGGCGAGTATTTTACTGAGCCTGTAATTGTTGATGAAAATGTTAAAAAAAAATTGATAGAATATTATGATCTTGCACCACTTCATAATCCACATAATGTAAAAGGTATTGAAGCAATTGAGACACTGCTTCCGGGTATTCCACAGGTGGCTGTGTTTGATACCGCATTCCATCAGTCAATTCCTGAATACGCTTATCTCTATGCCTTACCTTATAGATTATATCAGCAATTCAGTATACGGAAATACGGGTTTCATGGTATTTCTAATCAGTATGTAACAGAACGACTTTCTAAAATCGTAAATAAACCGATTGAAAAATTAAAAATAATAAACTGTCATCTTGGCAGTGGTGCAAGTGTAACCGCAGTAAAATGCGGTAAGTCGGTTGATACATCAATGGGTTTCACACCGCTTGAAGGACTGATAATGTCAACAAGAAGTGGCGATATAGACCCGTCCATTCCACTTCACCTTATGTCAAGAGAGGCATTAAAAACAAGTGATATTCAATCATTACTAAATAAACAAAGCGGGCTTCTGGGTATATCAGGAATAAGCAGCGATATGAGAATACTTATTCATAAATCTGAACAGGATAACAAACAGGCAAAACTTGCAATTGAGCTGTTCTGCTATCGTGTCAAAAAATATATATCTTCATATATCGGTATTCTCAACGGCTGTGATTATATTGTTTTTTCAGCAGCGATTGGCGAAAGGTCGCCACATATTCGTAAAAAAATTCTGGCTGACATGCAATCACTGGGAATAATTATTGATGATGAAAAAAACAGTTGTTGTACAAGTACAGAGATGGATATTTCTGATATAAAATCAAAAATAAAAATTTTTGTAATCCCTACCAATGAGGCTTTTGTAATAGCAAAGGAAACAAAAAAACTGCTTGACAATCTGCATTAG